The Candidatus Omnitrophota bacterium genome has a window encoding:
- the tsaE gene encoding tRNA (adenosine(37)-N6)-threonylcarbamoyltransferase complex ATPase subunit type 1 TsaE, which translates to MGTERIIKDSGISLKESAVFESGSPEETRAIASGFAATLKSGDVVLLAGDLGSGKTEFARGIVSCFGSESDVSSPSYKLINRYDGTPPVYHMDFYRIKESGEIFDIGIEELFAEQAVFIVEWPETGLEFFKDFYLVRINSLSGDNREIRIFESAAAEISE; encoded by the coding sequence ATGGGAACAGAACGGATTATAAAGGATTCAGGCATTTCTCTTAAAGAGAGCGCTGTGTTCGAGAGCGGCTCTCCCGAGGAAACCAGGGCGATAGCTTCGGGTTTTGCCGCTACGCTTAAAAGCGGCGATGTTGTTCTGCTGGCGGGAGATCTGGGGTCGGGCAAGACCGAGTTCGCCCGGGGCATTGTTTCCTGCTTCGGCTCTGAATCCGATGTCAGCAGTCCGAGTTACAAGCTCATCAACAGATACGACGGTACCCCCCCGGTGTATCACATGGATTTTTACAGGATCAAAGAGAGCGGAGAAATTTTTGACATAGGCATCGAGGAACTTTTCGCGGAACAAGCGGTTTTCATAGTGGAATGGCCGGAAACAGGCCTCGAATTTTTTAAGGATTTTTATCTCGTCAGAATAAATTCTTTATCCGGAGATAACAGAGAGATCCGGATATTTGAGAGCGCCGCAGCGGAAATATCGGAATGA
- the ileS gene encoding isoleucine--tRNA ligase, translating into MSKYKVLLPKTAFSMKANLREKEPLIQQKWKKADIYEQILLNNAGKKVFVLHDGPPYANGRIHIGHALNKILKDIIVKYKNISGFAAPFVPGWDCHGLPIEYQLFKELNIGKSDISQIEFRKKAADFAKNFVKIQMKEFMRLGIFADWGKPYLTINKTYEAGILETFAELVEKGYVYRGAKPVYWCCDCETALAEAEVEYHDIPSPSITVLFKSEELENTCAAVWTTTPWTLPANVALAFNKDFLYSVIELERDGKKIRVLALDEKKEEIRAKFNSKDMRIISQAKGIKYAGMKFRHPFLERSSVGIVADFVESGEGTGIVHIAPGHGEDDYRAGLKYNLPVISPVDERGRFTEEAGEFSGQFVLDANEKILDVMRAKGSLLESEQISHSYPHCWRCKKPVIFRATPQWFISIDKNNLRGKLLEEIKGVGWTPPEGEKRISAMVEGRPDWCISRQRYWGVPIPVFYCEKCGEHLLDSKVIKKLAALVRAEGSDILLKENLPLEMICEKCGGKKFSLENDILDVWFDSGASNHILEERAGHHWPADLYLEGSDQHRGWFQSSLILSCAAKGAAPYKNVVTHGFVTDGEGRKMSKSQGNVITPQEIIDKSGADILRIWTASQNYAGDLRLSDEILKSCTDYYRKIRNTFRFMLGNLHGWTSDMQTPKDRMTSIDLYILSRMETVKKEVRGDYESYNIAGAFHRLFDFINLDLSSFYLDIIKDRLYTLGEDWPERRSSQSALWELLKNLTLLFAPVLAHTSEEVLQTAKEEIDGSLPDSVFLTEIPEEKFVITAKKAEEWAQLFKIRESVLKAIEKARGDGRIGNALEAGVSISGDGGNAIAAFSETELKEIFLISQIGDEDGKEILAERSENGVTVKIYRADGVKCGRCWRITRDNSDGLCGRCGKIEK; encoded by the coding sequence ATGAGTAAATATAAAGTGCTGCTCCCGAAAACAGCTTTTTCGATGAAGGCCAACCTGCGCGAAAAAGAGCCTCTCATCCAGCAAAAATGGAAGAAGGCCGATATCTACGAACAGATACTGCTGAACAACGCCGGCAAAAAAGTTTTTGTGCTCCACGACGGGCCTCCCTACGCCAACGGCCGCATACACATAGGGCACGCCCTCAACAAGATACTGAAGGACATAATCGTGAAATACAAGAACATCAGCGGTTTCGCCGCGCCCTTTGTGCCGGGATGGGACTGTCACGGGCTCCCGATAGAATACCAGCTTTTCAAGGAGCTCAATATAGGCAAATCCGATATTTCCCAGATAGAATTCAGAAAAAAAGCCGCGGACTTCGCGAAAAATTTCGTAAAAATCCAGATGAAAGAATTCATGAGGCTGGGTATTTTCGCCGATTGGGGCAAACCATATCTGACGATAAACAAAACTTATGAGGCCGGCATCCTTGAGACTTTCGCGGAACTGGTTGAAAAAGGCTATGTTTACCGCGGCGCCAAGCCGGTCTATTGGTGCTGCGATTGCGAGACGGCGCTTGCCGAAGCGGAAGTGGAATACCACGACATCCCCAGCCCTTCTATAACCGTTCTTTTTAAGAGCGAGGAACTTGAAAACACCTGCGCGGCGGTCTGGACAACGACGCCCTGGACACTCCCGGCTAACGTGGCGCTGGCCTTCAACAAGGATTTTCTCTATTCCGTGATAGAGCTGGAAAGAGACGGAAAAAAAATCCGCGTCCTGGCTCTGGATGAGAAAAAGGAAGAGATCCGCGCAAAATTTAACTCAAAGGACATGCGGATAATATCCCAGGCCAAAGGCATCAAATACGCCGGTATGAAATTCCGCCATCCCTTCCTTGAGAGGTCATCCGTGGGCATAGTAGCCGATTTTGTAGAAAGCGGAGAAGGCACCGGAATAGTGCACATAGCCCCCGGACACGGCGAGGACGATTACAGGGCGGGACTGAAATACAACCTGCCCGTCATCTCGCCAGTGGATGAGAGGGGGAGATTCACGGAAGAAGCCGGTGAATTCAGCGGTCAATTTGTGCTGGACGCCAACGAAAAAATACTTGATGTGATGCGCGCGAAAGGCTCTCTTCTGGAAAGTGAGCAGATATCGCACTCCTATCCGCACTGCTGGAGATGCAAAAAGCCGGTGATTTTCAGGGCCACGCCGCAATGGTTCATTTCAATCGACAAAAATAATCTGCGGGGAAAACTCCTTGAGGAAATCAAAGGTGTAGGCTGGACGCCTCCCGAAGGAGAGAAGAGAATATCCGCCATGGTGGAAGGCCGTCCAGACTGGTGCATATCGCGCCAGCGATACTGGGGCGTTCCCATCCCCGTCTTCTACTGCGAAAAATGCGGCGAACATCTGCTGGACTCTAAGGTCATAAAAAAACTGGCGGCGCTTGTCCGTGCTGAAGGAAGCGACATTCTCCTTAAGGAGAATCTGCCCCTTGAGATGATATGCGAAAAATGCGGCGGTAAAAAATTCTCGCTGGAAAACGACATACTGGATGTGTGGTTTGATTCGGGAGCCAGCAATCACATCCTTGAGGAAAGAGCCGGCCATCACTGGCCCGCCGATCTTTATCTCGAGGGCAGCGACCAGCACAGGGGCTGGTTCCAGTCATCCCTCATACTCTCCTGCGCCGCAAAAGGCGCCGCGCCTTATAAAAATGTCGTAACGCACGGTTTTGTGACAGACGGCGAAGGGCGCAAAATGTCCAAATCGCAGGGAAATGTCATAACGCCTCAGGAGATAATAGACAAGAGCGGCGCCGACATACTGAGGATCTGGACAGCTTCCCAGAATTACGCGGGCGACCTGCGCCTTTCGGATGAGATACTGAAATCCTGCACGGATTATTACAGGAAAATACGCAACACTTTCAGATTCATGCTCGGAAACCTGCACGGCTGGACAAGCGATATGCAGACACCGAAAGACAGGATGACATCGATTGACCTCTACATACTCAGCAGAATGGAAACGGTTAAAAAAGAAGTGAGGGGGGATTACGAGAGCTATAACATCGCGGGAGCCTTTCACCGCCTCTTTGATTTTATAAACCTTGACCTCTCATCTTTCTATCTTGACATAATCAAGGACAGGCTCTACACGCTCGGCGAGGATTGGCCCGAAAGGCGCAGTTCCCAGAGCGCTCTCTGGGAACTGCTCAAAAACCTGACGCTCCTTTTCGCGCCCGTCCTGGCCCACACCTCGGAAGAGGTGCTTCAGACGGCGAAAGAGGAGATCGACGGCTCTTTGCCGGACAGCGTTTTCCTCACGGAGATACCGGAAGAAAAATTCGTCATCACTGCAAAAAAGGCAGAGGAATGGGCTCAGCTTTTCAAAATAAGAGAAAGTGTTTTAAAGGCCATAGAAAAGGCCCGCGGTGACGGCAGGATAGGGAATGCCCTCGAGGCCGGAGTCTCTATAAGCGGCGACGGCGGGAACGCCATCGCCGCTTTCAGCGAGACTGAGCTCAAAGAAATATTCCTGATATCGCAGATCGGCGATGAGGACGGAAAAGAAATACTAGCCGAGCGCTCGGAAAACGGAGTGACGGTGAAGATATACCGCGCCGACGGCGTAAAATGCGGCCGCTGCTGGAGAATAACACGGGACAACTCTGACGGTTTATGCGGACGCTGCGGAAAAATTGAAAAATAA
- the mtnA gene encoding S-methyl-5-thioribose-1-phosphate isomerase, with protein sequence MTKIVTPDPLRFAKGELILLDQRKIPEKKTYIRIKSAAAAAKAIKEMVVRGAPAIGIAAAYGMVLGRKKPLQSAKMLIEARPTAVNLKWAVDEMLKVKDRSFKSMLAKALELDKENKKLCELIAEHGAKLIKQSSCVMTHCNAGPLATDGIGTALGVIFAARKRIDRVYVKETRPRLQGARLTAWELKQWKIPCVLISDSMAAHIMKTSKVDAVIVGADRIAANGDSANKIGTYDLAISAKYHNIPFYIAAPYSTIDFSARNEKDIEIEERDEKEMLFVGGKAISAPGVKALNPSFDVTPAALITAIITERGVIKKPSRKTMRRFYS encoded by the coding sequence ATGACGAAAATCGTCACACCGGATCCTCTCAGATTCGCGAAAGGAGAACTGATCCTTCTGGATCAGAGAAAAATTCCGGAAAAAAAAACTTACATACGAATCAAAAGCGCCGCGGCCGCAGCTAAAGCCATAAAAGAAATGGTCGTGCGCGGCGCTCCCGCCATAGGCATCGCCGCGGCCTATGGGATGGTGCTGGGAAGAAAGAAGCCCCTACAATCGGCGAAAATGCTGATAGAGGCCAGGCCCACCGCCGTGAACCTCAAATGGGCCGTGGATGAAATGCTGAAAGTCAAAGACAGAAGTTTCAAGTCCATGCTGGCAAAAGCTCTGGAGTTAGACAAAGAGAATAAAAAACTTTGCGAACTCATAGCCGAACACGGCGCGAAACTCATCAAACAATCTTCGTGTGTGATGACGCACTGCAACGCCGGACCTCTTGCCACCGACGGTATCGGCACGGCGCTGGGCGTGATATTCGCGGCGAGAAAAAGAATTGACAGAGTGTATGTCAAAGAAACCCGGCCGCGGCTTCAGGGCGCGCGGCTGACGGCATGGGAACTGAAGCAATGGAAGATCCCGTGCGTCCTCATAAGCGACAGCATGGCCGCACACATAATGAAGACTTCCAAAGTTGACGCCGTCATCGTGGGCGCCGACCGCATAGCTGCAAACGGTGACAGCGCGAACAAAATAGGCACTTATGATCTGGCCATATCCGCAAAATACCACAACATCCCTTTCTACATCGCGGCGCCCTATTCCACGATAGATTTCAGCGCCAGAAACGAGAAAGATATAGAAATAGAAGAACGCGATGAGAAGGAAATGCTTTTTGTGGGCGGTAAAGCCATAAGCGCACCGGGCGTAAAAGCACTGAACCCCTCTTTTGATGTGACGCCGGCGGCGCTGATAACGGCCATCATCACCGAAAGAGGCGTGATAAAAAAACCCTCCCGGAAAACAATGAGGAGATTTTATTCCTGA
- the lspA gene encoding signal peptidase II: protein MTVYADAAEKLKNKKLLILIALSGFALDRLSKFLIRENFWIGESRAVTGNFFRLTHITNTGIAFGMARGNNIFFLILSLAIISLMIYFFVKKAAARELLPLALIAAGAAGNIYDRIFYGSVCDFLEFNLGFPPFNPWPIFNIADAMVVTGGAILFYIEFIRKNPAQ, encoded by the coding sequence CTGACGGTTTATGCGGACGCTGCGGAAAAATTGAAAAATAAAAAACTTTTAATCCTTATAGCCCTCTCCGGCTTTGCTCTTGACCGCCTGTCAAAATTCCTGATAAGGGAAAACTTCTGGATAGGCGAATCCCGCGCGGTGACAGGAAACTTTTTCCGCCTGACCCATATCACAAACACCGGCATAGCTTTCGGCATGGCGCGGGGCAACAATATTTTTTTCCTTATTCTGAGTCTTGCGATAATCTCGCTAATGATATATTTTTTTGTGAAAAAGGCGGCAGCCCGTGAACTGCTGCCGCTGGCGCTCATCGCCGCCGGAGCCGCGGGCAACATCTACGACCGCATATTCTACGGGAGCGTCTGTGATTTTCTGGAATTCAATCTCGGTTTTCCGCCCTTCAATCCCTGGCCCATCTTCAACATCGCCGACGCTATGGTTGTAACAGGCGGAGCAATCCTCTTCTACATAGAATTCATCCGCAAAAACCCCGCCCAATAA
- the thiL gene encoding thiamine-phosphate kinase has translation MPFFDNRARIQIIIKQKNKTARAFNREDRLLGELFLYLRRAGLAGDIGDDAAVIAPKTADSEAAGGGRMAVSVDSYSEGVHFNSLVPDDSIGYRAVTGAVSDIAAMGSAAESVLISMGLPRKVSDEKFFALYGGIKKACKKWRLKVEGGDIVASRGLYISVCAIGPAGYNIRRSGAKKGDILFITSYPGLSSAGLELLKAGESGKNFLVKNFLYPDIFSGAGEKLFPFVSALMDSSDGLIDSCRSIARQSGVAVNIESALVPLKKELVDFCLGRKKALRMALVGGEDYYLVGASAREKFAKIKVPVFRVGTVSEGEGVFLDGNRTDYKGFRHFS, from the coding sequence GTGCCCTTTTTTGATAATCGGGCCCGTATTCAGATAATTATAAAACAAAAAAATAAGACAGCTCGCGCGTTTAACAGGGAAGATCGCCTGCTCGGCGAGCTTTTCCTTTATTTGCGCCGCGCGGGCCTGGCCGGCGATATAGGTGATGATGCCGCTGTGATCGCGCCTAAGACGGCGGACTCAGAAGCCGCGGGAGGCGGCCGCATGGCGGTCTCGGTGGATTCGTACTCGGAAGGCGTGCATTTCAACAGTCTGGTTCCGGATGATTCTATAGGATACAGGGCGGTGACAGGCGCCGTTTCTGACATCGCCGCCATGGGAAGCGCGGCGGAAAGTGTGCTGATATCAATGGGCCTTCCCCGAAAAGTGAGCGACGAGAAATTTTTTGCTCTATACGGCGGTATCAAAAAGGCCTGTAAGAAATGGCGCCTCAAAGTGGAGGGGGGGGATATAGTCGCCAGCCGCGGCCTTTATATCTCTGTTTGCGCGATAGGCCCGGCCGGATATAATATCAGGCGCTCAGGCGCGAAAAAAGGCGATATCCTGTTCATAACTTCCTATCCCGGACTTTCCTCGGCGGGGCTGGAGCTGTTGAAAGCCGGAGAGAGCGGGAAAAATTTTCTCGTCAAAAATTTTTTATATCCTGATATTTTTTCAGGCGCCGGCGAAAAATTATTCCCTTTTGTCTCGGCCTTAATGGATTCCAGCGACGGGCTTATAGATTCCTGCCGGAGCATAGCGCGCCAGAGCGGTGTGGCGGTGAATATTGAGAGCGCCCTGGTGCCGCTCAAAAAAGAACTTGTCGATTTCTGTCTCGGGAGAAAAAAAGCGCTGAGGATGGCTCTTGTGGGCGGTGAGGATTATTATCTTGTGGGCGCGTCTGCGAGAGAAAAGTTTGCTAAAATAAAAGTCCCCGTTTTCAGAGTAGGAACTGTCAGCGAGGGGGAAGGGGTTTTTCTTGATGGGAACAGAACGGATTATAAAGGATTCAGGCATTTCTCTTAA
- a CDS encoding ATP phosphoribosyltransferase → MNMKKLKLGIPKGSLENSTIALFGKAGFNISAKTRSYSPACDDDEIEVLLIRPQEMAKYITDGIVDCGLAGFDWILESGLKVKEICELNYSKSSFGPAKWVIAVRNDSKIKKVSQLSGKRISTELMSVLKKWLAKKGVRAKIDFSWGATETKAGTLADAICELTETGESIRRNNLRVIDEVMVSTTRFISSPSAYSDSWKKSKMEDIALLLKGALKAEGLVGLKMNVSAGCVKKVEQILKKYSNPTISSLAFGGGMAMEVVLMEVTARNIIPLLKKSGAADIIEYPLTKVIR, encoded by the coding sequence GTGAATATGAAAAAATTAAAACTTGGGATACCGAAAGGATCCCTGGAAAATTCAACGATAGCGCTCTTTGGCAAAGCCGGTTTCAATATTTCCGCCAAAACAAGGTCGTACAGCCCCGCCTGCGATGATGATGAGATAGAAGTGCTGCTGATACGCCCGCAGGAAATGGCGAAGTATATCACCGACGGCATAGTCGATTGCGGCCTGGCGGGCTTTGACTGGATACTGGAATCCGGCCTCAAGGTCAAAGAGATATGCGAACTCAATTATTCCAAAAGTTCGTTCGGCCCCGCCAAATGGGTGATAGCCGTCAGAAATGACTCTAAAATCAAGAAAGTGTCCCAGCTTTCGGGAAAACGGATTTCCACGGAGCTCATGAGTGTGCTCAAAAAATGGCTCGCGAAGAAAGGGGTGAGAGCGAAAATAGATTTTTCCTGGGGCGCTACCGAGACCAAGGCCGGCACGCTTGCCGACGCTATATGCGAGCTCACCGAAACGGGAGAATCCATCAGAAGAAACAACCTGAGGGTCATAGATGAGGTCATGGTTTCCACCACGCGATTTATATCATCCCCGTCCGCGTACAGCGACTCCTGGAAAAAATCCAAGATGGAAGACATAGCGCTGCTCCTCAAAGGCGCGCTCAAGGCGGAAGGCCTGGTGGGATTGAAGATGAACGTTTCCGCCGGATGCGTTAAGAAAGTTGAGCAGATCCTTAAGAAGTACAGCAACCCCACAATATCGTCACTGGCCTTCGGCGGCGGTATGGCCATGGAGGTTGTTCTGATGGAAGTGACGGCCAGAAACATAATTCCACTTCTGAAAAAATCCGGAGCCGCCGATATTATAGAGTACCCGCTGACGAAAGTTATACGATGA
- the proC gene encoding pyrroline-5-carboxylate reductase — MKTNAKKILFIGCGAMGEAILSSCLKNGLYSPEEVFVAESDSKKRSEISLSYGVQTMSPEEAGRRENNISAVIAAVKPQQAETIIPILKNTRFQMLITIMAGVSCSYFTDSVGEIPVLRVMPNMCVKVSKSVSALFANENLLASPFKNELMEEAEKIFSALGAVIRVKTEDDIARATAISGSGPAYAAYFIEALEEAAAALGFSPDEAGFLSLKTFEGTLAYLNETGESAASLRKKVTSPGGTTEAAIRIYEENKLKETVSAACRAAYERAVELGKKK; from the coding sequence ATGAAAACCAACGCGAAAAAAATCCTGTTTATCGGCTGCGGTGCCATGGGCGAAGCCATACTCTCCTCATGTCTTAAAAACGGCCTTTACTCTCCGGAAGAGGTCTTTGTCGCCGAGAGCGACTCAAAAAAAAGAAGTGAAATCTCGCTGTCTTACGGCGTACAGACAATGAGCCCTGAAGAAGCCGGCCGTCGAGAAAACAATATCAGCGCCGTTATCGCCGCGGTCAAACCGCAGCAGGCGGAAACCATAATCCCAATACTGAAAAATACCCGGTTTCAGATGCTCATAACAATAATGGCCGGCGTGAGCTGCTCTTATTTCACCGACAGTGTCGGTGAGATCCCGGTTCTCCGGGTGATGCCCAACATGTGCGTCAAGGTCTCAAAATCGGTCAGCGCTCTTTTCGCGAATGAGAATCTTTTGGCCAGCCCTTTCAAAAATGAACTCATGGAAGAAGCGGAAAAAATCTTTTCAGCCCTCGGCGCTGTAATTCGTGTAAAAACCGAAGATGATATAGCCCGGGCGACGGCAATATCCGGCTCCGGTCCGGCTTATGCGGCATATTTTATAGAAGCCCTTGAAGAAGCCGCGGCTGCTCTGGGCTTCAGCCCGGATGAAGCTGGGTTTTTATCCCTCAAAACCTTTGAGGGAACGCTCGCCTATCTCAACGAAACAGGGGAAAGCGCCGCCTCACTGCGTAAAAAGGTGACGAGCCCCGGCGGCACCACTGAAGCGGCGATACGGATTTATGAAGAAAACAAGTTGAAAGAAACGGTTTCCGCCGCCTGCCGCGCGGCCTATGAGCGCGCCGTGGAACTCGGGAAAAAGAAATGA
- the rimI gene encoding ribosomal-protein-alanine N-acetyltransferase, translated as MSELYVSTSMGEYAIAAVMGSRRSFYHTDFGKRDLDGFFECFAKVKDEFPLSTFRKIFVEIGPGSFTGVRVGVTFARVLAQQLRIPLIAMRSLDVAAAGTAATGATAAAMLDTGNGFVYGAVYPGGVIGATANADIYAVEIDEWLDYALSLPGKLCLCGRISQRDEDILKKKNLKFLKLKATDILENMILLSAAVDNLVLAANGEAASRASEIVPIYISRKQAEAKWQEKLEDEMVKISQLVAKKEGVREDIKNLEKVKREKEQEIEDIAQLSETAAAIRGELASSMDELSILNAKRTAYTESIAAKEKKIEEYEKKLEDLKSRLRDCSRELALREAKYEKIKKLPPEIPREVEIYIQQRDELRQEVENLKEEKGNYSRQIDELATSRFEEVFERIKKEEEMLGALSDKRRRKEEEIKTLEESIKEINRKRALAEEAALETADLDAAPEEIEEPPVAVVIAPEPEAAGVPSSSSEETAEEAPPREPTPVKADEDITEEISDHTVQESSEDKTPEADEFKKMDKRLPVDPLKKMSVENLEYMVRPFGIKDLPEVMNIEEASSERPWRRQMFKEELAIPVSKLYTLSGRWQRRDKMSLMAYAVFWVVSEKAHIINFAVAPAECNKGVGSCLLYEILKKASSLGCKSAYLEVRVSGQAAHKLLEKAGFTRIAERKDYFGYPKEDAFIYERKLQ; from the coding sequence ATGAGCGAATTATATGTCAGCACTTCCATGGGCGAGTATGCCATCGCCGCTGTGATGGGGAGCCGCCGAAGTTTTTATCACACGGATTTCGGCAAGCGAGATCTGGACGGATTCTTTGAATGTTTCGCGAAAGTGAAAGACGAGTTCCCCCTTTCAACGTTTAGAAAAATATTTGTTGAAATAGGCCCGGGTTCCTTTACCGGCGTCAGGGTCGGCGTCACTTTCGCTCGTGTGCTCGCACAGCAGCTCAGGATCCCGCTCATAGCCATGAGGTCGCTTGATGTGGCCGCCGCGGGTACGGCGGCCACGGGTGCAACGGCGGCCGCTATGCTGGATACGGGGAACGGCTTCGTCTACGGAGCTGTTTATCCCGGCGGCGTCATCGGCGCCACCGCCAATGCGGATATTTACGCCGTGGAAATAGACGAATGGCTTGATTATGCGCTGTCGCTCCCCGGAAAACTGTGTTTGTGCGGCAGAATATCGCAGCGTGATGAAGATATCCTGAAGAAGAAAAACCTGAAATTTTTAAAGCTCAAAGCTACGGATATACTGGAGAATATGATTCTGCTTTCCGCCGCTGTTGATAATCTTGTGTTGGCGGCAAATGGTGAGGCGGCATCGAGGGCTTCGGAAATAGTGCCGATATACATAAGCCGCAAACAGGCGGAAGCCAAATGGCAGGAAAAATTGGAGGATGAAATGGTCAAAATATCCCAGCTTGTGGCAAAAAAAGAAGGGGTCAGAGAAGATATCAAAAACCTTGAAAAGGTAAAAAGGGAGAAGGAGCAGGAGATAGAAGATATCGCTCAGCTCTCAGAGACGGCCGCCGCTATCCGCGGGGAATTGGCATCTTCCATGGATGAACTGTCAATACTCAACGCCAAAAGAACGGCATATACCGAATCAATTGCGGCGAAAGAGAAAAAAATAGAGGAATATGAAAAGAAACTTGAAGATTTAAAAAGCCGTTTGCGGGATTGCTCGCGGGAGCTGGCCTTGAGGGAGGCGAAATATGAGAAGATTAAAAAACTTCCGCCTGAGATACCGAGGGAGGTGGAGATCTATATCCAGCAGCGTGATGAGCTCAGGCAGGAAGTGGAGAATCTGAAAGAGGAAAAGGGCAATTACAGCCGCCAGATCGACGAGCTCGCCACTTCCCGTTTTGAAGAAGTGTTTGAGAGAATAAAGAAAGAAGAAGAGATGCTGGGCGCGCTTTCCGATAAACGCCGCCGGAAAGAGGAAGAAATAAAGACGTTGGAAGAAAGCATCAAAGAGATCAACCGTAAGCGGGCCTTGGCGGAAGAGGCCGCGCTTGAGACGGCGGACTTAGACGCCGCGCCTGAAGAGATTGAAGAGCCGCCTGTCGCCGTGGTGATCGCGCCTGAGCCTGAAGCCGCGGGCGTGCCGTCTTCCTCGTCGGAAGAAACCGCAGAGGAAGCGCCCCCCCGTGAACCAACTCCTGTAAAAGCAGACGAGGATATAACGGAAGAAATATCTGATCACACCGTGCAGGAAAGTTCTGAGGATAAAACGCCTGAAGCTGACGAATTTAAAAAGATGGACAAGAGACTTCCGGTAGATCCGCTGAAAAAAATGAGTGTTGAGAATCTGGAATATATGGTAAGGCCTTTCGGTATTAAAGATCTTCCTGAAGTCATGAATATAGAAGAGGCTTCTTCCGAAAGGCCCTGGCGGCGCCAGATGTTCAAGGAGGAACTGGCTATTCCCGTGTCAAAACTTTACACGCTTTCCGGACGCTGGCAGCGGCGTGACAAGATGTCTCTTATGGCATATGCGGTGTTCTGGGTCGTTTCGGAAAAAGCGCACATAATCAATTTTGCTGTGGCTCCGGCTGAGTGCAACAAGGGCGTCGGCAGCTGCCTTTTGTATGAGATTTTGAAAAAAGCATCAAGCCTGGGCTGCAAATCGGCCTATCTTGAAGTCCGCGTTTCCGGGCAAGCCGCGCATAAATTGCTTGAGAAAGCGGGTTTTACCAGAATAGCCGAGCGCAAGGATTATTTCGGCTATCCGAAAGAAGACGCTTTTATTTACGAGCGAAAACTGCAATAA